The nucleotide window aacaaatactcAAGTtaagtacagatacatgaaaaaaTGACTcaagtacagtaattgagtaaatgtactcaagtaatgtccgCCACTGCCCATAAGTTTGGCTTGCGCAAAGGGCACCGTGTAGATAAGATTGCAGTCATTTGAGTTATGAAGTGATTGGTGATGTAAAATCAATAGGTCATTTTTAAATGCTAATGACGCAATATGAATGCATCTCAGAAGACTGATGTGAGGGCCAATTCATTTTGGGAAATGCAGGTGGAGCCTTTGAGTTAtgtgtttgctctctctctctctttctctctctctctctctcacacacacacacacattgatagtATACAGACACTAagtacagagatagagagaggaagaggaagattaACAGGTGAGTGAGGACTCCTGTCATGACTTCTTCATCTAGGGGACTTAATAATGGCCGTATAGTGTGACCTTTCCCAAGTCTTCATTACCTCCCCTGCACCGGcatccccagcagcagcaccaagtGTCAGTGTCTACGCCACGTGATAGTGTGGAATGGGGATTCTTCtgattgttttatttatttattcattaattTTATTTGTTAGTGTCTATATACAATTTTGTAACATACATGTTGTCATTTGATGAATCTAATCCATTGATGCAGAGTTAGCCTAGGCTAATTTATATCTGCAGTCCCTAGTTTAATGTCCAACAGACAACATTTAACAAACAACAAGACACAAATCCTACATCAATAGATTacattgtgacacacacacacacacacagagagggatgtTACTCAGCTGTTCCTGTTGCTGGATGCAGAGTCTCTGAATTATCATATATAATAGGGAAACAAGGCATTTATAACAATTCATGTGcatcacattttgtaaataagaaTCCATTCATATAATGGGAACACAGTCATTTATTTGTGAACATGCTCAGTGGGTGaccttatgtaggcctataatattTCTGACGTTCTCAGCAAACTATTTCACTGATATTAAGTAAATACAACACTGTCATTCGAATTCATACAGAAGGTCAATATTGAAGAGGAGTGTTATTCATAGTTGAATACAAAATATTACTTTTCTTACGTGGAGTAAGGGAGCCAGTTATTAGGTCAATGAATCTTTTTACGTTGAATACATTCTAAGCTCTCTGCCTTGAATTCACACCATCACACCCCAAAGACAGCTGAATAAtaaaaacataggcctaggctaccacCCCAACCACATTTGAGATTCAAACTGaaatctaatccaatttcatcAATCATCTTAGCTCTCATATCCACCCATGATGTATCCCTGCATGTCATAAAACTCAGTCTCTTTTGCATAGAAAGTAGTATGCCATAAAATGCATGGTGGAGGCAAAGGGCTTTGGGGATGGATGTGACCTCCCCCCATGAATCATGTTGGGTAAAGCAGGCTGATAGGCTCCGTTTATTATATGCCATCTCTGGCGAGGCAGGTAAATAATATTCCTATTGATTATAtgctgagaggaggagaaagggggggcgggggtgagAGCGAGATGAAATGCTGAGGCAGGGTGAACTTAAAGTGAACTCTGTGAGGGTAAAGTTTGATAAGGTGCAAAAGAGGTCAGAACTCCCCAACAACACTTCTGGAGAATGCCTGGCTTCTGTCCCCAGTCTTGTTTACTGTAGGTAATTGGGATCTGTCTCTTCGGAATTTCTTTAATATAATTCTACAATTTATCATGTGGACTATTTTAAGATAAAACacgttgtgtaggctacaatgtgtgGGGAAATGGCAAAATAGGTTAACTTTCAGTGAAAAAGAAATGGCGATGGAGTTTGGCATGTCTGAGATAGCCTACGATAGGCTAATACTACGAGAAACACGATGAGGTTCTTCTTGTTTCACTATTTCCTAGAGGTGCTCACCttaattaaagcaacaccaaataacttttcctctgtcgcactatttgtttatccaccaccagctttgcaaataacgtgtccacagacaaggtaaaatatgttgcatgattttatgaaagtacgatgtatgcAGTCAAATTTGTCAGtagaactacagatccgctacctgaTCCAGCaaacatagtgcggttatagccgagagagggccgcgaagcgaatgcagaaagtgccgttcaccctgttacgagttgatgaaccagaaccactgaaacgattttggaaacattattttaaggtacaacaAACTCTTTGGGGTTGCTTTAATGaccgatctgtgtgtgtgtgtgtgtgtgtgcgtgcacgctgTGTTGCGTTTGTCGAGGCATTGATGCTGGAATTAGCGGTGTAGTGAGAGGCTAAGAGACGACTGTATCATGCAAACATGCCTGTGACTGTGAGGTCGCTGAAGCGTGATGAAGTAAAATAGtagctattgttttttttttttttcgatttGTCAAATATTTAGCATCACCGTCTTTATAATTTCGGAGTGTTTTTTATTGTGTGCCATTACACAATGTTATACGTTGGTATAGCCTAATACATCTTCAACACATTGTAGGCTAATAGATTGTAGAGATTTGGAACATTTCGGTTACAGAATTGGACATTGTTGGTAATTTCTTTTCATGTTTCCCCTCTTTCTCAAATCGTAACTAACAAGAATGTCTCTGGAATATAACTTCAAAAACACGTGCGATTTCAAATTACCGGTACTTTCTTCCCAGTTATTTCAGTCGAGCTGTAGACAGTGAACATCCTCCAATAATACGTCATCGCTAACGACAGCCAGTGGCGTTCCATATGAAGTATGGGGTGGAGAAGAAGATGCACAGCAAAAGGTGATCATGCTCAGAAGTTACCCCTGCTGCTAGAGTTACCTCCGAGGTCACTGACTTTCTCAGCAGGTAAGACACTTGTTTCTATCACTTCGAATCTTATGAactgtgtgtagcctactggGTCAAATGTTATAGCATTAATTGGCAAGCAtcaaatatgtcatgttttaatATCCAAAGAGTTGGTTTATGATTTGCATGAGTTCATGAGACTTTTATTTTCAAGAAAGATtgtaacatacacacatttctttGTGAGCTTTAATCTAATTTGTAATCTTTAATGTCATTTCACAACAGCATCCCAGTCAAGGAAAACAAAATTCTAAAATGGTAAGTAACCTGATCCACAGCCTCATTATAAACATAGGCTATCAAAACATACAGCAGCACCTGCAAACGTGTcctctgtgtgtctttgcatcTTATTCACTGTTACGGCAGATTTACAGTGAGTGTTGCCTGCAAGAAGTATacatttacagtgtgtgtgtgtgtgtgtgtgtgtacatctttaCAGTAAAAGGCAATGCACACTGAAACCATCCTGCAGTAGAAAAGAGGAGAACCTACCTAAGTGTGTAAAAGCCCTCACTAGGAGCCAGTGCTGTGTGGTGGATAACCTTACCTCACAATATCCGTTTTATTACCATGCTGTGGAGTCAATAGAGAAATGGTAGAGATTATTGTTCTGAAGGATGTGTCCTTTATCTGCCTTAATGTCCACTTGGGAGAAAGAAAACAGTTATAGATCACAAGGGCAGACAGGATACAATGGATTTCACTTGTCAGTGAAGCAAGTAGCTTACTGTGCAGCTCTATGTGTTTCACTTAAAAACACCCTCAACTTGCTgaataaaaatgattttttagttCATAATTGTGTGTCCTTATGGCCATGGAGCATCAGAATCCTTCGAAGGGACACCCAGTCAGTCATGACCGAGGGTATCAGATCTCTGGTGACTTAGAAAAAGGGGTCGTGGGGAGGGTGGCTCGGATTACTGTACAGGTAAgaccaggtgagagagagagagagagatagagagagagaacccaaGGCAGACATACACAGTGTCTCAAACAAACAACTTATGATCAGTTTACAGCCTACCTACAAAATATTACATGACTACAACCAAAGATGCATGGCAGCATttatctctgcatttatcccaatccgtgaattagtgaaacacactcagcacacagtgaacacacaggcgCTCGGGTTCCATCTCTTTCATAAGGCAAAAGTGATATTTCTCACAAACAAACTGGGGGGGGTTGCGTCTGGTTAAGAAGGGCGCATCTGTGCACAGCCAGACAGGCCGAGGGGGTGGAGAACTAATAGTGTCATAACTCACAGCTGGCTTATCCAGGCTTTAGTGAAAGCAGCATGGCACACACagtttcccccctctctctgtcttgttgtCTTAGTAAGGTCACATTGTCTAGTTAGGTATTAGCTGCATTTCTCTGACATTTGCAAATTATATGCATAAATATAATTTGTCTATAATATAGCATCTAACTGAAATGTGAATGCACATACTGTTCTCTGTTTATTTGTATTACTGTGTGGACTTGGGTTAATGTGAATGCTGTCTCTAAGTGAATGATGTTAGCAGTAATCAGTATGCTTTTACTGGAAATACTCTCCATTGATTCTGCATGTCATTGGATTTGTCTTTGTCATGCAGGCATCGGGAGGCAGTGTGAAGCCATTTGTCCACTTCAATGCGAAGCAGGATGCAGAGTTGCTCTACAAGGCAATGAAAGGACTTGGTGAGACATCACAAGATTTGttaaagattgtgtgtgtgtgtgtgtgtgtgtgtgtgtgtgtgtgtgtgtgtgtgtgtgtgtgtgtgtgtgtgtgtgtgtgtgttggttgggtgggtgtgtctgtgtaagagagagagagagagacaggcacacacactgacagggagagagtgaacATCATGTAATTATATGTGAATGGTCCCACATGACTGTAGATGACACACATGGGAGCAATGAGTCAGGggtggagagggaaggagagagaggagagcgaggATCGAATGATAGCTCCAGTTAAAGAAAAGCGGAAATAGTTCTCGTAACACCTCCAGTTATCACCCATTTCGTTCAAAaaatctaaaacaacaatgttttttaatacttcaatgaaccttacatttttcagtagccataggtgtgtagatttgaacaaaatctggtttggttcttaccggggcttttactgacTGAAATATTTACTACGCTCTGAGGTTAGTGCCGGCCTGGTGGGTCGTCCACTTCCACCCTTTcacacggcacatgaacggttagaccgagaattctcgtcactacttcaaaattccactggagctccaagcggatttgtacacgcagccttgtttacagctcttcgagtcacggcaaaatgtcatttttgttacatagctaatttagatacaccaatggtgtgggtgcttgcatttctatggatccgccatcttggtttgtatagaaattaatagtaagtgacacatacacgcaagaggATGGAAACACGGGACTGGTGGTAATGGGGGGCGTTCCAatacataaatgtgtgtgtgtgtgtgtgtgtgtgtgtgtgtgtgtgtgtgtgtgtgtgtactcctagTAACACTAGAGCAATGGAAAGTTGTGATGCCCTAATTCTCATTTTCAACCCATTTCAAGGAACAGACATTATCAGAAATGCAACAGTAAACTCCATCAGATACCATCAGCTGATACCAGTTGATCCAGTATACTAGTAGTAGATACTTTCAGCGGCATCCAGCATTAGGTTACTGGGCAGAGCACAGCAAGCAAAAACCATCTGAAACACACTGTTATCCAAGCTCTTCTCAAAGGTTTTTACAACCATATGGCTTGCTACAGGAACGGATGAAGACACCATCCTTATGCTCCTGACTTCGCGGTCCAATGACCAGAGGCAGCAAATCAAGGCGGCATACAAGAAATCCCATGGCAAGGTGAGTCTAGCCCAGCGCCATCAGCAGGCCTATATATAAGCTGCCCACTCCAGAAACCTCTCTACACAGACAGAGCCCCACGGAGTCCCTGCACAGAGCACTTCCATAGACGCCCAGAGGCGGTGTGGGCATGGTGGCATCATAGACACATAGGATTCAAAGGGATTGAGAAGGATTTCTGTGTTTCCAgcatctgattgtgtgtgtgtgtgtgtgtgtgtgtgtgtgtgtgtgtgtgtgtgtgtgtgtgtgtgtgtgtgtgtgtggtgtctgtgtggtgtctgtgtggtgtgtgtgtgtgtggtgtctgtgtgtgtgtgtgtgtgtgtgtgtgtgtgtgtgtgtgtgtgtgtgtgtgtgtgtggtgtctgtgtggtgtgtgtgtgtgtgtgtgtgtgtgtgtgtgtgtgtgtgtgtggtgtctgtgtggtgtgtgtgtgtgtgtggtgtgtgtgtgtgtgtgtggtgtgtgtgtgtgtgtgtgtgtgtgtgtgtgtgtgtgtgtgtgtgtgtgtgtgtggtgtctgtgtggtgtgtgtgtgtgtggtgtctgtgtggtgtgtgtgtgtgttgtctgtgtggtgtgggcCTAACATATAATGAAGgcgaacacccccccccctccaccattAAGATAACTCATGTCTCCCCACCCTCTcatcccttccctccctccctcactgagAAGTAATGACCATagattaaaataaacaaatcaatTCTAGACAAGCAGTTTGAGCAACACAATATAAGGGTCTAGGCAGTTTTAAAATATCTCACCACTGGCAAGGGATTTGCAGGGATCAACCAGCCATACACACTGCTTTAGGGATTGCTCAGTTGACAATATTTTACAATAACTTGGAGGCTGAGGTTTCAGTCGATGCTTAGGCACTGGCTTTACTTGGGAAATTTAGGGTTGCATTGCTCTTAAGAGCGTGGAGTTATACTGCTTAGAGGGGATTTCTGTCTTGGAGTTCAAACATGGAAACGTCATCATGGCATGTTTTTGAAACCCTTTACACACTTGGTGGCAGGAAAAGTTGTTTTTAGGGGTTGAGatattcacattttttttttattcaccaCATATTACAAATGCTCGTCCATTCCCCAGTAAACACTATTGGGTTTCAACTGTCTTGCAGGACCTTGTTAAAGATTTAAAGTCTGAGCTGGGTGGAAAGTTGGAGGATCTCCTCCTTGCTTTAATGGCCCCTCCAGCTTCCTACGATGCTAATGAGCTACACAAAGCCATAAAGGTAAAGCAGCCAAGAAAACACAGCTGGTTTCATTTCCTCTCAAGCTCTTTTTCATTCCAATCCTGTCATCCCTTGTCACCATTTTATCACCATTCTGTTCCCTTTCCTTTGCATTATAtgaattggaaaaaaaaattaataGGATTTTGATAGACACTAACTGTCCTGATAGCTGGTGAATTCCTTTGTGAAATCCTGGTGCAATTCTCTGTGACTAGCCAAGTCCAATGGAAAAAGAACAAATATATCACACTATAATAGCCCAACACAAAAGTCTTGCCAATAACTCCAATCTACCTCCTGGTTTTTGCAGGGAACAGGAACGGAGGATGACGTCCTGATTGAGATTCTGGCCTCCAGAGCACCAGAGGAGATAATAAACATCATCAAGGCATACAAAAAAGGTATGGATGGAGTGAACAGAGAgtcctacaccccccccccccccgaacagAGTTCTAGAGTTCTAGAGGTCGGATCTGATGACCTTGCGTGTGAAAGCTTTAGGGGAGTCTTCACCTTTTTCTTGTCTTGTGTAAAACTAGCCAGCCAAAAGAATTAAGGTTTCTCACCTTAAGCACTGTGGTTAGAAACCCGAGGAGACTGACCCTTTACTTGTAAAATATGCATGCTAAGGTATCTGAGGTCACCCTAGGTACCCCTTTGGGTCAACATCCCTAAACCATCAGGGGAACTGTCCCAGGAGTTTTCTGATGGACTACTGGATGTAGCTTAATTTAACAGGCGCATGAAGCTTCACATGTATTACCTGGGCCCCTGAAGACAACTGCGTGAATttggagtaaaaaaaaaagtctgaatTTCTGCATGTTCATCTGCTCCGAGGCCCTTTGATGGTGTATTTTTAAACAGGAACTCTGACTTAGAAAAGACAGGACAGTTTTGCTTGTCATAATCGCTCATTAGCTTATGTTTAAGGTGTTGTCAGTGGTGGATTTCACTGCCATTAAAAGGCGAAATACAAAGTTCCTCTCATAACAACATGATAAGTGACGTCCGACCCGGAGACTAAAGACTAAACCTTTCAGATCACCTGACACTGTCACCAGAGACGGTGGAAAAGACGTAATTTATGCAAGCTAATTGGATCCTGCCTGACGACCTTTCATAAAACACAACATGCCCAATTTAGGCGGATTGAAGCCATTAACGCCTCTTGTCAGAGATAAGTGTGAGAGGATTTATCTGGCCATTGTCTcatgtttcacacacacgcagaccacGGCGCCAAGCTGGAGAAGGACATCATGGGAGACACGTCAGGCCACTACCAAAGGATGCTTGTGATTCTCCTCCAGGTAAGCAGAGAGGCCAGTAGGGAATCAGAGAGGGGGCAGCcagagaaggagacagacaggggagaagaaaagagaagaaaatagAAAGAGGCGAACAAAAGGAAAGGTGTGCAgaaagaaggagtgagagagagcgaggggggaaaaaatcaaGGCTAAGGTGTCGGCAAGGAGATCAAGAGTGATGGagtgagaaaggaagagaaaaggaAGCACAGCAGGGGAGGAGGAGCGAAAGAGCAGGGGAGCgtgtgaggagagaaagagagaaagagagcgcgcGACAGGATgacagagagacaaaagagATGCCCATCCTGCACTGGTAATGAGAGTGGCATGGTGATGTCACTCGTAAGTAATTAAAGGTGCAGTGGTGGGATGAAATGCTCCTCAGGTGGACAGCCGCGTGTAACTCAATATCAACAGGGGTGACCAGGAGGCTCACCGCCCGAAACTCATCAAGTCGTTCTCAGAAAACAGGCGCCTCTATCACTCATTGCCACTGATGGTctgacctttctctctctctctctctctctctctctctctctctctctctctctctctctttctctctctctctttctctctttccacctctctctctggttcacTCAGGCGAACAGGGAGGAAGGAGTGGATGAGTTGGCAGTGGAGAAGGATGCAAAGGTATGTATGGGGCTCACACCTCACTCACTCGGCGGGGTCATGAAATAGTGATGAATTTCATGGAGTGTGAATACACGTCAACCTACACATTATGACCACACACAACCTGGCATGAGCTGGGGCCCAAAGGTGAAACGCTGCGCTCCCTGAACCGTTGTTAAGGGTAGACTTCCTAAGAGACCCAGGCACTTCACAATTTATAGAAGTTCCTTAAAATAGGTCAACATGCAGCCCCAACTTTTACAGCACACACTTACTTGGTGTATGAGATCATCTTCTGCATGGCTGTAGGGTGGTCTTGTGTATGAGATCCTCTTCTGCATGGCTGCAGGGTGGTCTTGCCAAGTCTAATGATCACCAGTAGGGGGCATGCTGTGATTTTGGGAACGCGCTGACTGATGATGTGTGTAACTCTGCCTCACAGGATCTGTACtcggcaggagaggagaagttTGGCACGGACGAGGACAAGTTTATCAATATCCTCGGCAACCGGAGTGTCGAGCACCTGCGTaaaggtatgtttgtgtgtgtgtgtgtgtgtgtgtgtgtgtgtgcatgtgtatgtatgtgtgtttgtatatgtgtatgtttagTTCAAGTTCAAATATCACCTCTTATGCCAAAACGACATCTGACAAAAACaaccatgtgtatgtgcatgtcaaGTGTTTGAAGCCTACAGAAAAGTGGCTGGGTGTGATCTTGAGGAAAGCATCAAGGAAGAGTGTACAGGGAACCTAGAGAAGGTGTTGCTGGCTGTGGGTAAGAGAGCCCTCAGGTCCTACACCTTATTTGCACTCCTACTCCTGTAAGCGTCAACATGACCGGTCTTAGATTACACCATTGGAAAACCAAGAGGAGCACATACGGCTCGTATCCATTAACCATAGCCACTAACAAAACACACCACTTCAGTATGCAGACATTAAGGAGGACCTGAAACCTGAAACAgatccattttgtttttgtcttcttGAACTCAATATAGTGACAATCCAATATAATGTGTTTTGTCTTGTCTCCCTTTTTAGTGAAATGTATCAAAAGTGTTCCTGCCTACCTTGCTGAATGCGTCCATGACAGTATGAGTGTAAGGATCTATATTGTGTCAAAATGAATAGTATCCATGAGTTGTCATGGATTttcctcaacactgctgaacgtCAGTTGTTCTGCTGGTCTTGCCATAACACCATAGGAAGACCTTCTCCCTACAGTGTGCTGTGCAAATCCAATATAATGGAAAAGCATGCCGAACGTTCTCTTCAGAAATATCCTGTTGATACACATTGACCCAGCTGTAATGTGTTACAGCTGATTACATGTTGCAAAGCCTTTTCGCTGCCGTAGTGTCTTTCTCAGACTACTTGTGTCTAAAATAGTCTGCTTTG belongs to Alosa sapidissima isolate fAloSap1 chromosome 20, fAloSap1.pri, whole genome shotgun sequence and includes:
- the anxa5a gene encoding annexin A5a; its protein translation is MASGGSVKPFVHFNAKQDAELLYKAMKGLGTDEDTILMLLTSRSNDQRQQIKAAYKKSHGKDLVKDLKSELGGKLEDLLLALMAPPASYDANELHKAIKGTGTEDDVLIEILASRAPEEIINIIKAYKKDHGAKLEKDIMGDTSGHYQRMLVILLQANREEGVDELAVEKDAKDLYSAGEEKFGTDEDKFINILGNRSVEHLRKVFEAYRKVAGCDLEESIKEECTGNLEKVLLAVVKCIKSVPAYLAECVHDSMSRAGTDDGTLIRIMVSRSEVDMLDIRAHFKRMYRQSLYTTIQEDTAGDYQKALLYLCGGND